aaacaaacctactagtgaaaaagttttatttaataataaaatcgtTTTGGCTTCCTACTCTTTTTCAAAGCATGCTTGATGTCACTGTTCCCTGTACAATATTGACTGCAAGATACAGTATGGACCCATACAATCTTTATTAGGGGTGCCTTTTTCCTGAAGAACAAATGATTATGaatgtgattttttttgtttttaaaatttctcaatatctttatatgtattttattgtttttagagTAGAAGAACCTTTGTTGTCTCGAGGATGGCGACGAATTCATGATAAAAACAGTGACAACTACCGGCTTCGCTGGGTTGAACTTAAATCACAGATCAATTATACAACTTTCAAAGCAGGTAAACATCAGTTATTTTAATGAGCAtgcaaatattttgtaattgtttctGATATCATTACCAGTTTGGGTGTTTGTATTTGAAGACTAATAACAACATATACAGACAACAGTACGTTAACATATACAGACAACAGTACGTTAACATATGCAGACAACAGTACGTTAACATATACAGACAACAGTACGTTAACATATACAGACAACAGTACGTTAACATATACAGAAAACAGTACGTTAACATATACAGACAAAAGTACGTTAACATACAGACAACAGTACGTTAACATATACAGACAACAGTACGTTAACATATACAGACAACAGTACGTTAACATATACAGACAACAGTACGTTAACATATACAGACAACAGTACGTTAACATATACAGACAACAGTACGTTAACATATACAGACAACAGTacgttaaagaccccttccctgcaatttcggacgttttttggaaaataatacatatatatcactttaaaaacattaaaccatgtcattccttgtcttaaatgtacgttttatggtaaattatgataaaaagtgagaaacaatgcactacctaagtagctcgcggcgatcgacctctcgtggacggtcttaggcctagcctagctaggcttagttttgtaggcctagctggtaaacatcggtaacgtacgaacatcgtacgctacctatatacctagcctgacgttgtatagttgctgcatttattgtctttctatttttgccagactccgttgatacaaattggggaaaacccggtattttcgctgaaaagttaggagtcttccatttgttttggcctcacgatcgatcgaaaagtgggcgaattacaggtgaaaaacaaaaatatcaatccgcgcgcagtgcattttgggatttatagcgggccgctataattattagaatcgacttatttttcacatttttaaccgtttaaagacgaaaaaagttatcgcaataggatcatatagtattatttttacattaaatatagtttgtgatctcaaattagatctaaaaaacgtagggaatggggctttaacatATACAGACAACAGTACGTTAAAATATACAGACAACAGTACGTTAACATATACAGACAACAGTACGTTAAAATATACAGACAACAGTACGTTAACATATACAGACAACAGTACGTTAACATATACAGACAACAGTACGTTAAAATATACAGACAACAGTACGTTAACATATACAGACAACAGTACGTTAACATATACAGACAACAGTACGTTAACATATACAGACAACAGTACGTTAAAATATACAGACAACAGTACGTTAACATATACAGACAACAGTACGTTAAAATATACAGACAACAGTACGTTAACATATACAGACAACAGTACGTTAACATATACAGACAACAGTACGTTAACATATACAGACAACAGTACGTTAACATATACAGACAACAGTACGTTAACATATACAGACAACAGTACGTTAACATATACAGACAACAGTACGTTAAAATATACAGACAACAGTACGTTAACATATACAGACAACAGTACGTTAACATATACAGACAACAGTACGTTAACATATACAGACAACAGTACGTTAACATATACAGACAACAGTACGTTAACATATACAGACAACAGTACGTTAACATATACAGACAACAGTACGTTAACATATACAGACAACAGTACGTTTCAGCTAAgattatacattatattattactgtacattataataattaaaataatattttaatgtttaataagtaaaaataaatgtaacacTTAACAGATATTTCGCAATTCTAAAACACAATAAATAGGATAAATTCCATTGATTAAGAATGTTAAATGCAACATTTATGGTAGTATATCTTGTTCTTTatgataacaattatttacaggTGACCAATTGGTAAACAGAATACCAAATGGATATTTGCTGACGACTAAGACTGGTTTGTTTAACAGTCTCCGAGAGTATGAGCGTGTACTCGATAGAGTTTCAAGACCGAAATCACCACGCTCTATTCGTATGAATGACTTCTTCCCAGAATCCTTTGTGTTGGATCTTAAAGCAGACAGGGATGCATTCTTTGAAACTTTTAAAGGTTTGTTCtaagttcaagttcaaaaaacatttatttgttcaacaatggcatattttttaacagtgtaatatataggtgtgtacatatttaaataaaacaaggcaataagccatcatttggggtcttctctagaagaaatcaagtttcttgtctcgagAAAGACCCCACAAACAATACAGATACAtataaactaatacaatttactacttaaaataataaataaaacaaaaaaacgatGGAAGAAAAATAGATACATTCAGTGAactacaatcataataatattaaaattagtataaagaaataagatatttgtttaaatttttacaaaaattataaaGAGATTTCACTCTTCCCTTGTTCTAACTATTGTATAAAGatgtatgttatttttaaagaacccataataaacatttattatttatctacagtatacCTTAGCAAAAAATGTCAACTTTTTCAAAATGCATTTTAACATTTCGGAAAAGATTTCAATCTTTGGATATTTACACATCAAATTGGCTAATTTACAACATAAGATTACAATGTTACAATATAAGATTTTTTCTTGAGAAAACACACAAATTTCAGGTAGATCCCCAGGCGAcctatgatattattttctacaGCACTAAAATTTGTAATTCTTTATGCAGAAGGTGAGACCTGGATTTGTAAACCAAATGGTATGAATCAAGGCAAAGGTATCTACCTCGTACGTGACCTCAGTGAGTTGAAAGAAAAGTACAGTGATGTTCAAGCTGATAAACCTCCAAAAAGAAAGCTGAGACCACATGCTAATCAGAGATTGATTCAGAGGTAAATACAATGAAACAATGATGATTATTACATAGAATCTCTATTTAATGATCATGTATTTATTTAGAGAACAATAAGGCATAATGATTAGAAATTGGACTGTCAGGTGAGAACCTGTATGCACCATTTGTTTATGTCCTCAGAATAGAATGTTGCTTTGTCTTTCAAGAGAACTATGAAGCCAAAGCATAAGCCACATGTGCACAATAAATAATTAGGTTGCAGAACAGAAGCTGTGTGCCAGACAGGGGTCCACGTACAGAACACTAAAAGCAAAAAAAGAACTAATAGCATTATAGTGCAACACTAACAGTACACtacaaatgtaggcctacctataagTTAGAATACTTAAATGCAATCAACCCTGATAAATAACTGGCTACACTATTCAGACAGTGAATGGTATCCTCATTTTCTAAGGATCATTAAATTAAGTGTTAAATCAGAAGATCTGTAAATTATATTGCATAGGTCATATTTTGATAGaatgtatatacaaaatataaaaagtatagcTGCTGTAGAGTAATTACAAGTCAACTTTATACATTTAaggtaattttatattataacaaaaaatactTTAATACATTGTATGAAAGGATTCcactttaaattgtaaaaacgTTTCACTACATATAGGTACATTCCGAATCCTTTGCTGTTGAATGGTAAGAAGTTTGACGTCCGATCATACATGTTGATAGCTTCCACCACACCATTCATTGTATTCTTCCATCAAGGTTATTGCAGGTTGTCTTGCGATAAATATGATCCAGATAGTCATGATTTGGCTCTACATCTCACCAATCAGGTAAGACACTAGCTTCACACATTCCATAATGCGTGATGGATACTTAGTACTTACTTACTGTTTTTTCAGAGGCAACTTTGATTCTGGCTTTTGTTGTTCCAgcttttgtttgtattaattgTGATTTAATTACAGGTGCTTGACATGTATAGCATACGTATGCCACCACATAGAATATATCATCATCATGGACTATTGACTGACATGACTCTCCATTTAACTCTATCGTCTACCAGTGctctctaaagcttggttcttaggtgacaacgcaaggacgtaagcgcaacgcaagcaaattgaccaatgacaaccaTCAGTTCAGATAATCCATCTCTTattattggtcaaattacttacgttGTGCTTACAAcctgagaaccaagcttaagataGCTTGTGATGTGGTTACTCTTTACTTTCCTGCTCTTATACCAGTGTATATCCTGCACAAATATGTCACACAATGACAATTGACTCAAGATCCATCTATAACATAATGTTAACAAAAACATGCGATAACAACTAGTGGTTGACATAAATTCATGTAGTGTTAGTTATTGATGAAAAGCAAGTTTTGTAACTTGAACATCATAGATTTGTTATGTTATTAAGCTGTTTTTAGGGGCTACTGCAGAATAATTGTTAAAGGGCAAAAGACGGAACAACATTGTTTTTGATCCATTTTCATCTACAATCTATACAAAGTGTAAGGTAATTTCTACCAACATGATACCATCTACAGTATTTATGATTTTagatatcaattttattttatttttagtatcaACAAAAGAAAAATCCAAGTTATCAAGATGTTAAGGAAGACACAGTGTGGAGTATGGAACGCTTCAATGAATATGTAAATTCATTAGCAAGTGAGAAAGGTCTTAGCAAGGACTGGGTTCTCAACTCATTCACAGTAAGTGAACTCTGAGAAAGGTCTTAGTAAGGACTGGGTTCTCAACTCATTCACAGTAAGTGAACTCTGTGAGAAAGTTCTGAGTAAGGACTGGGTTATCAACTCCTTCACAGTAAGTGAACTCTGTGAGAAAGGTCTTAGTAAGGACTGGGTTCTCAACTCCTTCACAGTAAGTGAACTCTGTGAGAAAGTTCTGAGTAAAGACTGGGTTATCAACTCCTTCACAGTAAGTGAACTCTGTGAGAAAGTTCTGAGTATGGACTGGGTTCTCAACTCCTTCACAGTAAGTGAACTCTTTGAGAAAGTTCTTAGTAAGGACTGGGTTCTCAACTCCTTCACAGTAAGTGAACTCTGTGAGAAAGTTCTGAGTAAGGACTGGTTCTCAACTCATTCACAGTAAGTGAACTCTGTGAGAAAGTTCTGAGTAAGGACTGGGTTCTCAACTCCTTCACAGTAAGTGAACTCTGTGAGAAAGTTCTGAGTAAGGACTGGTTCTCAACTCCTTCACAGTAAGTGAACTCTGTGAGAAAGTTCTTAGTAAGGACTGGGTTCTCAACTCCTTCACAGTAAGTGAACTCTTTGAGAAAGTTCTGAGTAAGGACTGGGTTCTCAACTCCTTCACAGTAAGTGAACTCTGCGAGAAAGTTCTTAGTAAGGACTGGGTTCTCAACTCCTTCACAGTGAGTGAACTCTGCACATACTTCTGCAAATCAAATTGACCTTTATTTCGTACATATTCCATTTGTTAGTTTGAATGGAGGTACTTCATGGTTTTTGTAGTAACATTTTGCATCTGTAAGGTATTATTCTTTTACTGATCCTTCTGGGCCCCCATACAAATCttaatacagtagaatccctattaagggaacaccgtCGGCACCCAAATAAGGTGTCTACTTAATATAGTTTACTCTAAATAGGGATTGGctatattgttaatgttaaaacatacttCTCCAcatttgtttcacaggaaataAACAtttagggtgtcccctgaatatgggtCATGTCCAAAAGGAGGTGGTTTTTGTACTAAGATGCCTACTGtctcaggttttttttttcataataccAGTTCATTGGTTCTTAGGTTAAAATCCTATTGGTTACAGTAAAACCAACATTAGTCCTCATTAACAACCTACACTACTTTATTTCCAAAGACAAGATGGAACATTAAAGTTACAAATTATTGTGTAGCATTCATTCCTGCTTTTAATAAATTGATCGACTTGCTTTATTGTATTATCAAACTaaagttttgtttgtttaatttctttCAGAAACAAATGATGAAAATTATGACACACTGTTTTCATGCTGTTAAGAATAAATTAGAATGTCGCTATGGATTCTTTGAATTATTGGGCTTTGATTTTCTTGTTGATACAGACTTCAATGTAAGTACATTACACATGATACAAGTTAcagaaaatacaattattattagctGAGATGTTGCAGTATTTAAAGCAATTTCCATTGAATAATTATTCATGAATGTCCAACTAACTTATAAATATGCATATCCCCTACTAATGTGTTACTGATATCCATTATATATTATTCCTTGTTCTATTTTCAGATTTATGTTTTGGAGATAAATTGTAACCCAGCATTACACACAAACTGTGAGGTTTTGAAGCAACAACTACCACCAATGATAGAGGAAACATTAGGTTAGTGCGAGACTAgatgtattttaaaaagaaatttaagtttcaaatattaaaaacacaaaaaataatgCAGAGGTCAACTTAATTCCTTTTTGGTCtttcaattcattttataaACTACATTATGAAAATGCTGCACAATATTGTCaaaaatatctaaaatataattatgtctATAAAATTACACTaacaaatatttcaattattaatattataatttacagaTATTGTTATTGAAGTATTTGAAAAGACGATGAAGCACAAAACAATAAATCCTATCCATTCAGTGAGGAGGTTTATACAGCTGTACAATACAGACACTAAAAGAGTTTCTTCTAGTAGACCAAAATCACTAAGTCCAACTAGACCACGTCCTACACCGATGTCACCGGTCAAGAAGAAACAAGCGCCACCAGCGCAAGCCAACCAACAAACACCACCGAACAAAGCTAAAGAAAGAACCAAAAGTACAACATCATTAAGAACATGAACATATCATCCATGTTTGTTGATGTTATCTGGTAGAGgcattattattgtaatacagtattaggAAATTTGGGCAACCTCCGTATCTGTATGGGTAAAATTTCACATTTTATCACACATTCTGTGTAGCTTGACTTGagaataaataacaaatgttGACTAGGCCTGGGCTAGATATGTTGGTAAACatagaggcctaggctagatgCGTCGATGAACCCAGCCTAGGCCTATCTCCTACATATATTTAGCCCTCTAATGGTACGTAAAATGATTTTTCCCAAATGAAAAAAGCTACAAATTCAAACATATCCATATATGTGTTGTCAGACAGATTCGTATGCGTATACGTAAGCTTGCCCAAACTCTCCTGTAACTTACTCCTCAGAACTCACAACTATACTATATACCAGGTTTATGCTTGCATTAAACACTATTTATATTACTGTGACATACAAAATGACATTGAAAAATAATCAATCTTGATCAATGAAAATGATTTccatttgtttaattaagaaacaagattattatacaatacaaagaatataaacagAAATATTGTAAAGTGATCATgacaattttcttttaaaacatatttctaaTGCCATCTTCATTGTTCTTGCCAGTTTTgctagttttttattttaacagttttatacttttacatttgtttctttatcCTAAATCTGCATTATATGctgcataattattataagctgcataattattataagcTTCATGATTGTGTAGCACTGCAATATAATTAATAAGTTTAGAATGTTGTTTCAATATTTATGCCAACATCTATTCATATATAAAGCATCATTGGTAAGTGTATCATTcagtaatataaaaaaacaaaacaaaaaagctttttacatattatgttattaaaatataatttttataaattctttCAAATGTCCATAAAGGCAACATTTAACTTTGATTATTTAGTTGTAGTAgaatattactactactagcccACATCtttttctctttatttttttatgaggTAATATGAGAGAACAATTTGattctgtttgttttttaatatatttttatattaattatcaattcAATCTCTATTGAATTTAAATAAGTTGTAGTTGTGTAGGCTTATAGATATTATTCAATAAGTTAAGTGTGAATAGGTATAGCCAAATTGTTAGATAAACACATTACATATTGGCTTGAAAATGTATTGATCATTCCATATAATTGTGCAATTATTTGCTAACTTCTTTGAAGTGATAATTTAGGAAATAAAGCAtgttattgtaaacaaattttaacTTACTAAAGTcggttttaaaaaataattgttgtaGGCTAAAATGCATGGTGAAAATatgcaatattttaattaatgtatttgaACACTAACAGTTTGATGTCTTGTTAtacaagttattatttatttttgtgataCTTGTAATTGATGAGTATGTGTGTCTGCAACTAATCCTTGTTACAAACTGAAATATGAATTAGCTTTTTTATGACTGAATTTGTTTATTAACTGGTTCCTAATCTTAATGTATGTCTGTGACGTTGGTTCACCCTTATTTCCATACCGTATAGAGTAGTAGATCAATTCAAATATTCTTCTTTTATTATAATGCAGTATTTAATGTCCTGGTTCTTTTCTTTTCTACTGAATTGTTTATAGAATAGTCATAAATATGTGCAATTATtgtgtatataattatgtgtgtgtgtgtgtgtgtgataaTTATAGGAAAGCCCTCCATTCTCTGTTTGCTTGTATGGTAATTCTGCAATAAATAGCAAAAATATatcttattgtttatttaacatTTGTGAGGTTTTTACACCCaacatagaaacaaaaacattcacaaacattgtaaatatccTACGAGAACTTTGATGGGTAATATATTTTGGTTACcaaaaatgcacatttttatttaacaaaaaatatgaagGCCACAGATATCCTGTGATACCATATAAGATGGTACAAAGTGCAATGGGTATGGAAGATTATTACAATGATCATAGCAAAAAGGgtctaacaaacaaacaaaatatatacactGAAACAtacatataataaaatgttcatacaaatttaaaaatcaagaCTACAAATAATGCtagacaataaaacaaatattaaacaagaaatatttcttacaaaaaaacggCGCTCCACTTTTTGggtaacaattttaattattggtttttttttattgactttttatccaatttttttgGATTAAAAGTCAGTagtaatcattttgtttaacGTAAATATAGTCTGAaagtgaaaacaaaaacatcaatttaactTTCCGAACACACTGCTCAGACTTTTCAGCACATTCGCATaaaatgtatgttgttagcTCAGTGATCACATTGTTTAACATTAGCATAACATAGCCAGGAACGTAACCACCACGCGAATTGTTCACCGAAaatacgcctttttcacgaTACGGAAGCGCCAACCATATTATTTTCAGAGGCCAACTTACAAATTCATAACTCATTAACGGACAGTAATTATGGACCTACTCTTTGCTTTAAACTGTACTAGATTAGCCTATTATAAAAGCTGTTTGGACTTGCATATTTGTACTATTGTACTAAGTGCTAAGACgatgttgaaaaaaaataccTTTGTGGGGtgtcaaaatgctatttgaccCCCACGATTTATTTTGGGAGGTCAGTTGCCCACCCCAGATTAAAGGTTTTAAACTCCACACATCgtttttcaaatcaaatattaaaattagaatACCCAAACAcgtttgtaatgttttttaaacatttaaattctATAAACTACAATAATATACATTCttaacgttttaaaataaatgttctaTTATCCAAACAATATTGCGTTCTTTATACGTTTAAAACCGTTTTCAAAATACGTTATTTTAACGCTTGACGCTTACGTATGATAACACACTTTTTTCAAAACTAAACAATACGTTCTGATATCGGAAGTGAACGGGTGATTATTACACATAACTGACAATACGTGTCGTAATTCAATAAAACTCTTTTTTGTGTCTTGTAGTTTTGCCAGAATTCTGACCAGTGAACtgaatattatgtttaaaagaaGTAGTTGTGTAAAGAGAAATATGTTGGTTTGTGGTCCGAGTCAAATGGATCgaatttgaaatatttgaaaattataaataatattcaaattgagATGGAATGAGTGAGAAAaaatcatattcatttatttcctGAAAAAAGAAAGCAATGGATTGGAATGGGATAGCGGAGGGGAGGAATCTAGGAATCTTATCCATCCATCAGTGTCAAGACGACGATACGCGTGCGACATAGACAACACCTTTGCTGCTTATGGCGCCCCATAAAGTACCATCTATCATAAACAGCGCCGCTCAACTTTATTCTACCACCACCAGTTTGTGGTGCGTAAACAACTTACATAACATCAAAGATAgtgggcgctagttccgtttcgcacctgtttttatttcgacttccttttgactccaaattgttaagcaacttattgtgaataccacatcttaaaattgggcctcataagtacttttatgaagaagaatcacataaaaagtaacaaataaatccttaaattgatgattttacaaacatgtttctcgcataccgttcgccgcgaatttagcatactcgaagttcaatatttttgtttctatggagcgccaaaagagcaacaacaatagatggttaaaacctcagtggaatgcgtcttcttttaatgcatttattattgaaatacacgtttaattttaatatattttgtcaataaaaatgctgtaacattttactgctaataatttgctgttgtcaaatagcaaccaaccctaggcctaagagtaagactattatttagattaaggtatacccctacagtacatgtaatatgatgataaatttgtcgattttcattcctaaaagctcctgcaaaaaccatgtacagtatcaacagtaatatttttgttgcattgacattgacaaaatatgataaaattaaacgtaattttcaccaataaatgcattaaatatacgaaatttactgagtttttagccctctattatgattgctcttttggcgctccatagaaacaacaacattgaacatggagtatgcgaaattcacgaaccgatgtgcgagaaacacgtctgtaaattcatcaatttaaaggatttattttttactttttgtgtgatctccttcgtaaaagtatttttgaggcctaattctaaggtgtggtactcacgataaagttacttaaccaattttgagtcgaaataaacgacaggtgcgaaacggaactagcgccagATAGTGTAACATTTAACAACCTGAATCTGAAAACGTACAACAGCAGCAGTAGTACTAAAAATCAAACAGTTTCAAGAATGACGTATTTTAAGGTTTTAACAGTCGTGGTGGTTTTGTTAGGCATTTGGCAGTTGTCTAGTGACGCTTTTATGATCAAGCCGTTCAAACTCAATTCTTTGCATGCTTCATGTCATGTAAATTGGTAGGTGGTAAATGCAATTGGGTAGGCCAGGCTATATATACCTGACGGAGGCTGTAGAGTGTCTTATGTAAACTTTAAAGTCATGTGATAATGATTGTGCTTGTATAGTGTGTTGCTTGTGTGTGATCTCTCAATATAGAACATGTACTAAAAACTATACTCAATTAAAGGTAAAGTCCATTGAATAGGAAATTTAATGTTGGAGATAGCAACACATTAGattgaatttaaaattgcgcaaggaatcCTATCCttgaacaattttaaattgtgcAATGATTTTTGTTACATATAAAATGACCTGTGAGTAAGTTAGATCAtggattaatgaatattcattaatccaTGGTTGGATGGAGCATTGAAACAATTTTTTAGTCATTGAAAGGGGTCAGTCTGATTTAACCggaaacaaaccgaaaacaaaccgaaaacaaaatagaaaaatctaaataccaaaaacaaatttgtataatattgtatgTCGCCCTCTactgatttaaaacaaaattatacaaatttgttttcg
This is a stretch of genomic DNA from Antedon mediterranea chromosome 3, ecAntMedi1.1, whole genome shotgun sequence. It encodes these proteins:
- the LOC140044926 gene encoding uncharacterized protein isoform X3 — its product is MQELRMKFLNQAKKYFGVPYAKRYHPPESSMHNEPLFLDCCGLTRRILRDLKEDFGFNIGPWNQAYQYDTLPISVTEEEMLPGDLVFITGTYFNPKSKAQKHDMVHVEIWLGDGEKTIGARWQKGVVQVFDSYKFVSKSYYNMQYHFKSIDTWLQGVCRSYCPEHEWCLTKFTPGIKSIFSVENEQSDEGASDCEDDGNDENTENLLGHAPHHEPAMHDLPTHTLVTNTQSNNTPIQHQDTKSTQAQKQGVNNTTLLQSSVKNAPTLYQENNKKNVRYQGDVKYKTIDCYEYRELVSQQPLSVSIHRESLQQHYQEGSEGPAPVDGDTEKKSDASSNSKGMNATNVKSSSSSKSASGDSGKANRAQHTDKSKGNSLTVQAPPTSVRGHGPYFFIGGGNGVSLVEEPLLSRGWRRIHDKNSDNYRLRWVELKSQINYTTFKAGDQLVNRIPNGYLLTTKTGLFNSLREYERVLDRVSRPKSPRSIRMNDFFPESFVLDLKADRDAFFETFKEGETWICKPNGMNQGKGIYLVRDLSELKEKYSDVQADKPPKRKLRPHANQRLIQRYIPNPLLLNGKKFDVRSYMLIASTTPFIVFFHQGYCRLSCDKYDPDSHDLALHLTNQYQQKKNPSYQDVKEDTVWSMERFNEYVNSLASEKGLSKDWVLNSFTKQMMKIMTHCFHAVKNKLECRYGFFELLGFDFLVDTDFNIYVLEINCNPALHTNCEVLKQQLPPMIEETLDIVIEVFEKTMKHKTINPIHSVRRFIQLYNTDTKRVSSSRPKSLSPTRPRPTPMSPVKKKQAPPAQANQQTPPNKAKERTKSTTSLRT